From Thermoanaerobaculia bacterium:
TTCGATATCCGCTTTGTCCGGGCCCGAAAGGCGGCCGTCCACGTACGCCGCGATCGCCTCCGGCTCCGGACATCCTCCGCGGATCGGGAAATGGGGATTTTCGTCGACCAACAGACTTCTCCTACCCTCCCGATCCCGTCTGAAGAGACGGACCGGAATCGAGCGTTCCCAGGAAATCCGAGACTTCCGAGGCGTTGAGTCCGGCGGCCTCCAGGCGGCGCCGGAGCGAGCCGAGGATCCCTTCGATGCGCCGATAGAGCGGCTTTTGAGCCAGGCGCAGCGCCGCGGCGACCTCCGCGACGGTCGAGCCTCCTTCGAAGCGCATCTTGAGAATCAGACGATCCTCGGCCGGCAGCTCCGCGAGCGCTTCACGGAGCGCGATCCCCGCCTTCCGTCCCGAGGGCGCGAGCTGCCGGTGGAAGACGTCGCGCTCGACGTCGTCCGCGGCGGGGACTTCCTGCGCGCTCTCGTCTCCGACGAAGCGTCTCCGCGCGCGATTCGGCAGCCGGCGGCAGGTTTCGAGAAGCGCCTCTCGCGACGGCGGGTCTCCGCCCCGCGTGGAAAGACTCTCGATCGCCTCGTCGCGGCTCAAGCCGTCCCGAACCGTCAGGCGCTCGAGCTCGATCGCGATCGGTCCGAGCCGGCGCGCCTCGGCCGACGGCCGCCATTTGCCCCATTCGGAGATCCGATAGTCGAGGAATCGGCGCTGGATCACGACCGTCAAATATGTGCGCAGAGTGCTCTGACCGCGAAAGCGGCGCAGGATCTCGTAATCGTTCTCGATCAGCTTGAGATGGATGAGGGACCGGACGTCGTCCGCTTCGGCGCCGGAAAGCCGGTTCCGGCGGCAAACGAACGCGATGATCCGATCGATCGTCGGAAGCTGCGAAAGGAAGAAGCGCTCCGCGTGCGGCGAATCCGCGCCGGAAGGGAGCGCAATTCCCGCAGCGTCGATCGACGGCGCGTCCGACATGCGTTTTTCGGGGCCTCGCTTTCGGTTTGGAAACGATTCTAGCACTCGACCGATCGGGCCATCGC
This genomic window contains:
- a CDS encoding sigma-70 family RNA polymerase sigma factor codes for the protein MSDAPSIDAAGIALPSGADSPHAERFFLSQLPTIDRIIAFVCRRNRLSGAEADDVRSLIHLKLIENDYEILRRFRGQSTLRTYLTVVIQRRFLDYRISEWGKWRPSAEARRLGPIAIELERLTVRDGLSRDEAIESLSTRGGDPPSREALLETCRRLPNRARRRFVGDESAQEVPAADDVERDVFHRQLAPSGRKAGIALREALAELPAEDRLILKMRFEGGSTVAEVAAALRLAQKPLYRRIEGILGSLRRRLEAAGLNASEVSDFLGTLDSGPSLQTGSGG